A stretch of the Sphingobacterium thalpophilum genome encodes the following:
- a CDS encoding NADP-dependent malic enzyme, with amino-acid sequence MSNTNRKQAALNYHSMGRPGKIAVVPTKPTNSQRDLSLAYSPGVAEPCLAIAENKEDAYKYTAKGNLVAVISNGTAVLGLGDIGAQAGKPVMEGKGLLFKIFADIDVFDIEVDTKNVDEFVKIVKALEPTFGGVNLEDIKAPECFEIERRLKEEMNIPVMHDDQHGTAIISGAALINACEIIGKDISKVKIVVNGAGAAAMSCTAMYISVGASKENIVMLDSKGVIRTDREHLDSMKAQYATDRDIRTLADAVKDADVFIGLSAADVLSPEMLLSMAPNPIVLAMANPNPEIAYDLAMATRNDIIMGTGRSDYPNQVNNVLGFPYIFRGALDVRATAINEEMKIAAVRAIADLAKQPVPEEVNQAYNTNNLKFSEEYIIPKPTDPRLITEVSMAVAKAAIESGVAQTVIEDWDKYRDTLRKRLGKDDAIMRNLTMAAKRDPKRVVFAEADNYKTLRAAQIVKEEGIAIPILLGKKEKIERLIHEYAFELDGVDIIDPVAEVDGETERSKKFIEHLYTKRQRRGITRYDARKLMFDRNYFGASLVEFGEADTLISGMTKNYANTIRPALHVIGAKPGSRVAGMYMMLTKKGPIFFGDTTVNEDPTAQELADITLLLDKAVKRMNIQPRIALLSYSNFGSSEGKTPTKVREAAQILHDKHPEIMVDGDLQANFALNSEMLTANFPFSCLNGQSANTLVFPNLESGNIAYKLLQEVGEAEAVGPILLGMNKPIHVLQLDSSVREIVNMVTIAVVDVQAHLKNL; translated from the coding sequence ATGAGTAACACTAATCGTAAACAGGCAGCGTTAAATTACCACTCAATGGGTAGACCTGGAAAAATAGCTGTTGTTCCGACCAAACCGACAAATTCGCAAAGAGACTTATCATTAGCATATTCTCCTGGCGTAGCAGAGCCATGTCTGGCTATTGCTGAGAACAAAGAAGATGCTTATAAATATACTGCAAAAGGTAACCTTGTTGCTGTAATCAGCAATGGTACTGCTGTATTGGGCCTAGGTGATATCGGCGCTCAGGCCGGCAAACCGGTCATGGAAGGTAAGGGCCTATTGTTCAAGATCTTCGCAGACATTGATGTCTTTGACATCGAAGTAGACACCAAAAATGTCGACGAATTCGTCAAAATCGTTAAAGCTTTGGAGCCGACATTTGGCGGGGTAAACCTCGAAGATATCAAAGCTCCCGAGTGTTTCGAAATTGAACGTCGCCTGAAAGAAGAGATGAATATTCCGGTCATGCACGACGACCAGCACGGTACTGCCATCATCTCAGGCGCGGCATTAATCAACGCTTGTGAAATCATCGGAAAAGATATTTCCAAAGTAAAAATTGTGGTGAACGGTGCCGGCGCTGCAGCAATGTCCTGTACAGCTATGTATATTTCGGTAGGCGCAAGCAAGGAAAATATCGTCATGCTGGACAGTAAGGGAGTCATCCGGACAGATAGAGAGCATTTGGACAGCATGAAAGCGCAGTATGCGACTGACCGTGATATTCGTACCTTAGCGGATGCCGTCAAAGACGCCGATGTATTTATCGGTTTATCTGCTGCCGATGTACTATCACCGGAAATGCTCCTGAGCATGGCTCCGAACCCGATTGTTCTGGCGATGGCCAATCCTAACCCTGAAATTGCCTACGACCTGGCAATGGCTACCCGCAATGATATTATCATGGGTACCGGCCGTTCAGATTACCCTAATCAGGTGAACAATGTCCTGGGCTTCCCGTATATCTTCCGTGGCGCATTGGATGTGCGCGCAACAGCAATCAATGAGGAAATGAAAATCGCCGCTGTACGGGCAATTGCGGACCTGGCCAAACAACCTGTACCGGAGGAAGTCAATCAGGCTTACAATACCAACAATTTAAAATTCTCAGAAGAGTATATTATCCCGAAACCTACAGATCCACGCTTAATCACCGAAGTATCTATGGCTGTCGCCAAAGCAGCAATCGAGTCAGGTGTTGCGCAAACGGTCATCGAAGACTGGGATAAATACCGCGATACTTTACGTAAACGTCTGGGCAAAGATGACGCCATCATGCGCAACCTGACCATGGCGGCAAAAAGAGACCCAAAACGTGTTGTATTCGCCGAAGCCGACAATTACAAAACCCTGCGCGCAGCCCAAATCGTCAAAGAAGAAGGGATCGCAATCCCTATCCTCCTCGGCAAAAAAGAAAAAATTGAGCGCCTGATCCATGAATACGCGTTTGAATTGGACGGTGTGGACATCATTGACCCTGTTGCTGAAGTAGATGGCGAAACCGAACGCTCGAAGAAGTTTATCGAACATCTTTACACCAAAAGACAGCGTCGGGGCATCACCCGCTACGATGCACGTAAACTGATGTTTGACCGCAACTATTTCGGGGCATCGCTGGTCGAGTTTGGTGAAGCAGATACCTTGATTTCGGGTATGACCAAAAATTATGCAAACACTATCCGTCCTGCCCTGCATGTGATCGGTGCCAAACCAGGCAGCCGAGTGGCCGGCATGTATATGATGCTGACTAAAAAAGGACCTATTTTCTTTGGGGATACCACGGTAAATGAAGATCCGACCGCACAAGAACTGGCGGATATTACTTTACTTTTGGACAAGGCAGTCAAACGGATGAATATACAGCCTCGCATAGCCTTGCTTTCCTACTCTAATTTTGGTTCCAGTGAAGGAAAAACACCTACCAAGGTAAGAGAAGCGGCGCAGATCCTGCACGATAAACATCCTGAAATTATGGTTGACGGAGACTTACAGGCAAACTTTGCGCTCAACAGCGAGATGCTAACGGCCAACTTCCCTTTCAGCTGCCTGAATGGGCAATCGGCAAACACACTTGTATTTCCGAACCTTGAATCCGGCAACATTGCTTATAAGCTACTGCAGGAAGTGGGCGAAGCGGAAGCTGTGGGACCTATTCTCCTCGGCATGAATAAGCCTATCCACGTCCTGCAGCTGGACAGCTCAGTACGTGAAATCGTCAACATGGTTACCATCGCAGTCGTTGACGTACAGGCACATCTCAAAAATTTATAG
- the ruvA gene encoding Holliday junction branch migration protein RuvA: MYEYFNGKLAYKAPTHVIIDVSGIGYYVHISLYTFSQIKDQENCKLFISLQVREDSHTLYGFATEGEKKLFENLISVSGIGPNTGRMILSSNTPDEIQSAIVNGQVALIQKIKGIGPKTAQRLILELQDKLKKQGVEALSMPVRSQSIPDEALSALVMLGFNKPAAEKVLSAILKTEGELTVEDMIKLALKRL; encoded by the coding sequence ATGTACGAATACTTCAACGGAAAATTAGCATACAAAGCCCCCACTCATGTCATCATTGATGTGAGTGGGATCGGCTATTATGTCCACATCTCCCTTTATACTTTCTCTCAGATCAAGGATCAGGAAAATTGCAAATTATTTATATCCCTGCAGGTCAGAGAAGATTCACATACGCTATATGGATTCGCTACAGAAGGCGAAAAGAAACTGTTTGAAAATCTGATCTCCGTTTCTGGTATTGGTCCCAACACCGGCCGGATGATCCTGTCCTCTAATACCCCGGACGAAATACAGTCGGCTATCGTAAATGGTCAGGTCGCCTTGATCCAAAAGATCAAAGGAATAGGACCGAAAACGGCTCAGCGCCTCATTCTGGAACTTCAGGACAAACTGAAAAAACAGGGTGTCGAAGCATTATCCATGCCTGTACGTTCTCAATCCATACCAGATGAAGCCCTGTCTGCACTGGTGATGCTCGGATTCAATAAACCTGCGGCAGAAAAGGTACTCAGTGCAATTTTGAAAACTGAGGGAGAACTCACGGTAGAAGATATGATCAAGCTGGCGCTCAAAAGACTATAA
- a CDS encoding beta-N-acetylhexosaminidase → MKKLFSLALAVGIGAAAFAQDKKDISLNIVPLPQQVQIKNGSFRIDANTKIAFDGEDDKKVATLFQEFLKSNYNLSLPLVKSPGSNSIYFSSKNTNLTNTEAYALNIGADRIIVSGKNAGLFYGMQSLIQLLPVDKHVNLDIPQASIQDEPRFAYRGLHLDVGRHFFPVAFIKKYIDILASYKLNTFHWHLTDDQGWRIEIKSHPKLTQIGGYRKQTLLGNYKTDGDYDNTPYGGFYTQEQIKEVVAYAKSRYVTVIPEIEMPGHALAALSAYPELGCGDKPGPFTAAQTWGVFDDVFCAGKEETFKLLEDVIDEVIPLFPSEYIHIGGDECPKTRWKTCPHCQKRIKDNNLKDEHELQSYFIQRMEKYINGKGKRIIGWDEILEGGLAPNATVMSWRGDQGAIEAANQGHDVIITANSYGLYFDHKQGPDQNREPLSIGGLSTLQKVYASDPMPGKISESNKKHVLGVQANVWTEYIGSSNKVEFTILPRVLALSEIAWTQPEKKNWKNFSEQRAARQLAKLDQTSTFYRVPEVYGISDTTIYASEYTVSGLKPSVEGAKIYYTLDNYDPSELDMEYTGPVKITVPNSKERIFKAVVVTPSGKRSNYIRVNIVNTKK, encoded by the coding sequence ATGAAAAAACTATTTTCCCTCGCGCTCGCTGTAGGTATTGGTGCAGCTGCATTTGCGCAGGACAAAAAGGACATCAGCCTAAACATCGTGCCTTTACCACAACAGGTACAGATCAAAAACGGATCGTTCAGAATCGATGCAAACACGAAAATTGCATTTGACGGTGAAGACGACAAAAAAGTAGCCACCTTATTTCAGGAATTTTTAAAAAGTAACTATAACCTTAGCTTACCATTAGTAAAATCTCCAGGCAGCAATAGTATCTATTTTTCCTCGAAAAATACGAACCTGACAAATACCGAAGCCTATGCCCTTAACATCGGTGCTGACCGTATTATCGTCAGCGGTAAAAATGCCGGGCTGTTTTATGGCATGCAGTCGTTGATCCAGTTACTTCCTGTAGATAAACATGTAAACCTCGACATCCCGCAGGCCAGCATTCAGGATGAACCACGCTTTGCATACCGTGGACTTCATCTCGACGTCGGCCGACATTTCTTTCCCGTAGCATTTATCAAAAAGTACATTGACATCCTGGCTTCTTACAAACTGAATACGTTTCATTGGCACCTGACGGATGACCAGGGCTGGCGCATTGAGATCAAATCGCACCCAAAACTGACGCAGATTGGAGGATACCGCAAACAAACGCTTCTGGGTAACTATAAGACGGACGGTGATTACGATAATACACCTTATGGGGGCTTCTATACCCAGGAGCAGATCAAAGAAGTGGTCGCTTATGCCAAATCCAGATATGTGACGGTCATTCCAGAAATCGAAATGCCCGGCCATGCACTTGCAGCACTATCTGCCTATCCTGAATTAGGCTGCGGCGACAAGCCCGGCCCTTTCACAGCTGCGCAGACCTGGGGTGTATTTGATGATGTGTTCTGTGCCGGAAAAGAAGAAACCTTCAAACTTTTGGAAGATGTCATCGATGAGGTCATACCGTTATTCCCCAGTGAATACATTCACATCGGTGGCGACGAATGCCCAAAAACACGATGGAAGACTTGTCCGCATTGTCAAAAAAGAATTAAAGACAACAACCTTAAAGATGAACATGAGCTACAGAGCTATTTCATCCAGCGTATGGAAAAATACATCAATGGCAAAGGCAAACGTATTATCGGCTGGGACGAAATTCTCGAAGGTGGCCTGGCTCCGAATGCCACTGTGATGAGCTGGCGTGGAGATCAGGGCGCCATCGAAGCTGCAAACCAAGGCCATGACGTCATTATCACTGCAAACAGCTATGGTCTTTATTTTGATCATAAGCAGGGTCCGGATCAAAACCGTGAGCCGCTGAGCATTGGCGGACTGTCGACCTTACAGAAAGTCTACGCATCGGATCCTATGCCGGGTAAAATATCCGAAAGCAACAAAAAGCACGTTTTAGGTGTACAAGCCAATGTGTGGACAGAATATATAGGCTCGTCCAATAAAGTAGAATTTACAATCCTGCCGCGTGTACTGGCGCTGTCGGAAATCGCCTGGACACAACCAGAAAAGAAAAACTGGAAGAATTTCTCCGAACAGCGGGCGGCACGCCAGCTGGCGAAACTCGATCAGACCAGTACGTTCTACCGCGTACCTGAAGTCTACGGTATATCCGATACCACAATTTACGCTTCTGAATATACGGTCAGTGGACTAAAACCGTCAGTGGAGGGCGCCAAAATCTACTACACATTGGACAACTATGATCCGTCGGAATTGGATATGGAATATACTGGTCCAGTGAAAATAACGGTTCCCAACAGCAAGGAGCGTATATTCAAGGCAGTGGTGGTTACCCCTTCCGGAAAACGGAGCAACTATATTCGGGTCAACATCGTCAACACAAAGAAATAA
- a CDS encoding GAF domain-containing protein, translated as MAEDLRIAQGSKEEQYQNLIPQIGGLVLGENNLIANLANIAAALKEQFHFFWVGFYLVDAEELVLGPFQGPVACTRIKKGKGVCGSAWAQEKSLIVPDVDQFPGHIACSSLSRSEIVLPVYQQGKIIGVLDVDSSELNSFDEIDEKYLTQILQLLEP; from the coding sequence ATGGCTGAAGACCTACGTATTGCTCAAGGCAGTAAGGAAGAACAATATCAAAATTTAATCCCACAGATCGGAGGATTAGTATTAGGAGAAAATAACCTGATTGCCAATCTTGCAAATATCGCTGCCGCTTTAAAGGAACAGTTTCATTTCTTCTGGGTGGGCTTTTATCTTGTGGATGCAGAGGAACTGGTACTCGGTCCTTTCCAGGGGCCTGTCGCCTGTACCCGCATAAAAAAGGGAAAAGGTGTCTGTGGCAGTGCCTGGGCACAGGAGAAATCGCTGATCGTACCTGATGTGGACCAATTCCCGGGACATATCGCCTGCAGTTCCTTATCGCGGTCTGAAATTGTGTTGCCTGTATATCAACAAGGAAAAATTATAGGCGTGCTGGATGTGGACAGTAGCGAACTGAACAGTTTCGATGAAATTGACGAAAAGTACCTGACACAAATACTGCAGCTGCTGGAGCCTTAG
- a CDS encoding WD40 repeat domain-containing protein — translation MDIKLRATLPGHQNPIFSVEKGYYPNTFFTAGNDKGVVEWDVDKNSFKRILCAVSSSVYALKLIPDTSILAIGLREGKLLFVDVQEQKLVASLQLGKKAIFAITVIRHKNELLAVGEEGRLYVIDLHTYTPIYDCELSQTTIRSIAVDADENKVALGDKDGWVYLLDAQDFQLLDRVQLHRMPATSLAFLQDKLLSGGRDAQLVISDIAQLHNNFSFVPHLFTVYGIYPHPYQPFFATVSRDKSVKFWSATDFALLRNMSRDKMQDGHHLSVNAGAWSDDGHYFFSAGDDKLVKIWEINAD, via the coding sequence ATGGATATTAAATTAAGAGCGACATTACCGGGACACCAGAATCCAATTTTTTCAGTCGAAAAAGGATATTACCCGAATACATTCTTTACAGCAGGAAATGATAAAGGAGTCGTGGAATGGGATGTCGACAAAAATAGTTTTAAACGTATTCTTTGTGCAGTCAGTTCGTCCGTTTATGCGCTGAAGTTAATTCCGGACACATCCATTCTAGCCATCGGCTTACGGGAGGGAAAGCTGCTTTTTGTCGATGTGCAGGAGCAGAAGCTTGTCGCGAGTTTACAGCTTGGCAAAAAGGCGATTTTCGCGATCACTGTTATCCGGCATAAAAATGAGCTTTTGGCAGTGGGCGAAGAGGGCCGGCTTTATGTGATTGACCTGCATACCTATACGCCGATTTATGACTGTGAGCTTTCTCAGACCACGATACGAAGCATCGCTGTAGATGCGGATGAAAATAAAGTGGCATTGGGAGATAAAGACGGTTGGGTTTACCTGTTGGATGCACAGGATTTTCAGTTGCTGGATCGCGTACAATTACATCGCATGCCCGCGACCTCTTTGGCCTTTCTGCAGGATAAACTGCTGAGCGGTGGACGTGATGCACAGCTGGTCATTTCGGATATAGCACAGTTACACAATAATTTTTCTTTTGTACCCCATCTGTTTACGGTATATGGTATATATCCGCATCCTTATCAACCATTTTTTGCTACAGTAAGCCGTGATAAATCAGTTAAATTTTGGTCTGCTACCGATTTTGCGCTATTGAGAAATATGAGCAGGGATAAGATGCAGGATGGCCATCATCTGTCGGTCAATGCAGGTGCTTGGTCGGACGATGGCCATTATTTTTTTAGTGCTGGCGATGACAAACTCGTGAAAATCTGGGAAATTAATGCGGACTAA
- the hisIE gene encoding bifunctional phosphoribosyl-AMP cyclohydrolase/phosphoribosyl-ATP diphosphatase HisIE — MLDFAKGDGLVPVIVQDAQTLEVLMLGYMNEEAWQKTQAEKRVTFFSRSKNRLWTKGEESGNFLNVKSIHVDCDQDTVLIKAEPMGPTCHTGSRSCFGTEFNQNFLLELERIVNQRFEHPSDESYVNRLRTRGINKIAQKVGEEAVETVIAALTETDKDFINETSDLLFHLIVLLREKGFSLETIAKNLESRHQ, encoded by the coding sequence ATGTTAGATTTTGCAAAAGGTGACGGACTTGTTCCGGTGATTGTGCAGGACGCCCAGACCTTAGAAGTACTGATGCTCGGCTATATGAATGAGGAGGCATGGCAAAAGACACAGGCAGAAAAGCGAGTGACCTTTTTCTCCCGAAGCAAGAATCGTCTCTGGACAAAAGGCGAAGAGAGCGGAAACTTTTTAAATGTGAAGAGTATTCATGTGGATTGCGATCAGGATACGGTGCTGATCAAAGCCGAACCCATGGGGCCGACTTGTCACACAGGAAGCCGTAGCTGTTTCGGTACCGAATTTAATCAGAATTTTTTGTTGGAACTTGAGCGCATCGTAAACCAGCGATTCGAACACCCGTCGGACGAATCGTACGTCAACCGTCTGCGTACACGCGGGATCAACAAGATTGCGCAAAAAGTGGGGGAAGAAGCAGTCGAGACAGTTATTGCCGCCCTAACGGAAACGGATAAGGATTTTATCAATGAAACTTCAGACCTATTATTCCACCTGATCGTATTGTTGCGTGAGAAAGGATTTTCGCTGGAGACAATAGCGAAAAATCTTGAAAGCAGACACCAATAA
- the hisF gene encoding imidazole glycerol phosphate synthase subunit HisF: MLAKRIIPCLDVKDGRTVKGVNFVDLRDAGDPVELAYAYSQQGADELVFLDITATHEGRKTTIDLVKAVARQVNIPFTIGGGINEIKDADILLNAGADKISINSAAVRNPGLINQMANAFGAQFVVVAVDTRSIEGQDFVHLSGGRIKTDLNTVDWIREAQERGAGEILLTSMDHDGTKNGFDNQFLRTVNDQIHIPLIASGGAGAQQHFVDVFQQAKVDAALAASVFHYGEILIPDLKQTLRNNGIVVR; this comes from the coding sequence ATGCTTGCAAAACGGATAATTCCTTGTCTGGATGTGAAAGATGGACGTACGGTCAAAGGAGTCAACTTTGTGGACCTGCGCGATGCTGGGGATCCGGTGGAGCTCGCCTATGCGTATTCACAGCAGGGAGCCGACGAACTGGTGTTTTTGGATATTACAGCCACGCATGAGGGACGCAAGACCACGATTGATCTGGTGAAGGCCGTGGCACGTCAAGTAAATATTCCATTTACCATCGGGGGTGGCATCAATGAAATCAAAGACGCGGACATCTTATTGAATGCGGGGGCAGATAAAATTTCTATTAATTCGGCTGCGGTACGCAACCCCGGATTGATCAATCAGATGGCAAATGCGTTTGGTGCCCAGTTTGTTGTGGTTGCTGTAGATACACGCTCTATTGAAGGGCAAGATTTTGTTCATCTAAGTGGTGGACGTATCAAAACGGACCTAAATACGGTGGACTGGATTCGGGAAGCACAGGAGCGTGGCGCAGGAGAGATACTACTCACCTCAATGGATCACGATGGAACAAAAAATGGTTTTGATAACCAGTTTTTACGGACAGTCAATGATCAGATCCATATCCCACTGATTGCCTCCGGCGGCGCCGGAGCACAACAGCATTTTGTTGATGTATTTCAACAGGCCAAAGTGGATGCAGCTTTAGCGGCTTCGGTATTCCACTATGGGGAAATATTAATTCCAGATCTCAAGCAGACTTTACGCAATAACGGTATTGTCGTGAGATAA
- a CDS encoding 1-(5-phosphoribosyl)-5-[(5-phosphoribosylamino)methylideneamino]imidazole-4-carboxamide isomerase, translating to MYIIPAIDVLDKKVVRLREGNYNEVTTYDISLEAQIENYHANGTELVHIIDLNGAKGDFSNQGYLFDIIQKTDMKIQYGGGVRSIDKVKELVDAGIYRVIVGTQAITNPTFLEELATLNEGKVKYADHIVIAIDVLDEVIKYSGWLESSPIKLIEYIDKCLALGFFRFLCTDISKDGKLGGAGVELYQKLLNHSPIIKLIASGGISSMDDIKKLQELGGIESVVVGKAIYENRISIDEVKDWNLKSLIRF from the coding sequence ATGTATATCATTCCAGCAATTGACGTTTTGGACAAAAAAGTGGTCCGTTTAAGAGAGGGTAACTATAATGAGGTTACGACTTACGATATCAGTCTAGAGGCTCAGATAGAAAACTATCACGCTAATGGTACCGAATTGGTGCATATCATAGATTTGAATGGTGCGAAAGGCGACTTTAGCAATCAAGGCTACCTGTTTGATATTATTCAAAAGACTGATATGAAAATCCAATACGGAGGCGGTGTCAGGAGTATCGACAAAGTAAAAGAACTAGTCGATGCAGGTATCTACCGTGTTATTGTCGGTACACAGGCCATTACGAACCCTACCTTTTTGGAGGAGCTCGCCACACTGAATGAGGGAAAAGTGAAATATGCTGACCATATTGTGATCGCTATCGACGTACTCGATGAGGTCATCAAATATTCGGGATGGCTCGAAAGCTCACCGATAAAATTGATCGAATATATTGACAAATGTCTGGCGCTGGGCTTTTTCAGATTCTTGTGTACAGACATCAGTAAAGATGGAAAGTTAGGTGGTGCGGGGGTAGAATTGTACCAAAAGCTACTGAATCATTCACCTATCATTAAGTTAATTGCTTCAGGCGGTATCAGTTCCATGGATGATATTAAAAAACTTCAGGAACTGGGGGGCATTGAGTCTGTTGTGGTTGGAAAAGCCATTTATGAAAATAGGATTTCCATAGATGAGGTCAAGGACTGGAACCTTAAATCGTTAATCAGATTTTAA
- the hisH gene encoding imidazole glycerol phosphate synthase subunit HisH, translating into MIGIINYGAGNIFSLTAALDRVGLAYGMINKAEEIDLYDRIIIPGVGHAGAAMQKLQESGLVPSIKKLRKPVLGICVGMQLLTAFSEEGNAEMMQLFPLKTLHFNSSLAGKVPHMGWNSVSISADNPLFANIEDQTYFYFVHSYYIEFDAGYTAAQCDYGVPFSAAIAKDNFFGVQFHPEKSGKAGEQLLLNFSTIQID; encoded by the coding sequence ATGATAGGAATTATAAATTACGGTGCTGGGAATATTTTTTCTTTGACGGCTGCGTTAGATCGTGTAGGGCTTGCTTACGGCATGATCAACAAAGCGGAGGAAATCGATCTGTATGATCGCATTATTATTCCTGGCGTAGGTCATGCCGGGGCTGCAATGCAGAAACTGCAGGAATCAGGGCTTGTGCCTTCTATAAAAAAATTACGTAAGCCTGTGCTTGGAATCTGTGTTGGCATGCAGTTGCTAACAGCATTTTCAGAGGAGGGCAATGCGGAGATGATGCAACTATTTCCGCTGAAAACGTTACATTTCAATTCCAGCCTCGCGGGCAAGGTTCCCCATATGGGCTGGAATAGTGTTTCGATATCCGCAGATAATCCTTTATTTGCGAATATTGAAGATCAGACTTATTTTTATTTTGTGCATTCGTATTATATAGAATTCGATGCGGGATATACCGCTGCTCAATGTGATTACGGGGTGCCGTTTTCGGCAGCGATCGCTAAAGATAATTTCTTTGGGGTACAGTTTCACCCGGAAAAGTCGGGTAAAGCGGGCGAGCAGTTGCTGCTCAATTTTTCAACTATTCAAATTGACTAA
- the hisB gene encoding bifunctional histidinol-phosphatase/imidazoleglycerol-phosphate dehydratase HisB, whose amino-acid sequence MPDNLKRVLFIDRDGTLILEPEDEQIDSFSKLKFYPGALQYLPRIAKELDFELILVSNQDGLGTPSHPEENFWPVHRFVIDTFAGEGVVFAKEHIDKTFPHENAETRKPGIGMLGEYFDRSAYDLSQSFVIGDRVNDVKLAQNLGAKAIWLRANDQLGALENVAIDPAVVALETTDWKAVYEFLKLGTRTGEHHRKTNETDIFIQLNLDGSGKSDIDTGLPFFDHMLDQLARHGALDLTIKAKGDLHIDEHHTIEDTGIALGEVFLKVLGDKRGIERYAYTLPMDDCLAQVALDFGGRNWIVWDAAFKREKIGDMPTEMFFHFFKSFSDASRSNLNIKAEGENEHHKIEAIFKAFAKSIKKAVRRDADHMQLPSTKGVL is encoded by the coding sequence ATGCCTGATAACTTAAAACGTGTACTGTTTATCGACCGTGACGGGACATTAATTCTGGAGCCAGAGGATGAGCAGATCGACTCCTTTTCCAAATTGAAGTTTTATCCGGGTGCTTTACAGTATCTGCCACGCATTGCAAAGGAACTAGATTTTGAATTGATCTTGGTGTCCAACCAAGATGGTTTAGGTACTCCTTCCCATCCGGAGGAAAACTTCTGGCCTGTGCATCGTTTTGTGATTGATACGTTTGCGGGAGAAGGTGTAGTATTTGCGAAGGAACATATAGACAAGACTTTTCCGCATGAGAATGCGGAGACGCGTAAGCCGGGGATTGGCATGCTTGGTGAGTATTTTGACCGTTCAGCATATGATTTAAGCCAGTCATTTGTCATTGGAGACCGGGTAAATGATGTGAAGTTAGCGCAGAATCTTGGTGCTAAAGCCATCTGGTTACGTGCCAACGATCAGTTGGGGGCGTTGGAGAACGTAGCTATTGATCCTGCTGTGGTCGCCTTGGAGACGACTGACTGGAAGGCTGTTTACGAATTCCTCAAACTCGGTACACGCACAGGAGAGCATCATCGGAAGACAAATGAGACGGATATTTTTATTCAGTTAAATTTGGATGGCTCGGGCAAATCGGATATCGATACTGGCCTGCCTTTTTTTGACCATATGCTGGACCAGCTGGCGAGACATGGCGCTCTTGATCTGACCATAAAAGCCAAAGGCGATCTTCACATCGATGAGCATCACACCATCGAAGATACGGGAATTGCCCTCGGAGAGGTGTTTTTAAAGGTATTGGGAGACAAACGTGGTATTGAACGCTATGCCTATACGTTGCCCATGGACGATTGTCTGGCGCAAGTGGCGCTCGATTTTGGTGGACGTAACTGGATTGTCTGGGATGCTGCGTTCAAACGTGAAAAGATCGGAGATATGCCTACAGAAATGTTTTTCCATTTTTTTAAGTCGTTTTCCGACGCGTCGCGCTCAAACCTCAACATCAAGGCAGAAGGTGAAAATGAACACCATAAAATAGAGGCGATTTTTAAAGCTTTTGCCAAATCCATAAAAAAAGCTGTGCGGCGGGACGCAGATCATATGCAATTGCCGAGCACAAAAGGAGTTCTCTAA